The region AGTGGTTGTATTGATGGTGTCTACAAAGATAACCAGGTCATCGACATACCTTTTGGTATTGAAACCTATGTTTGAATAGTCACCAGAGTCGTTAATTCGGAACAAAGTGTTGTTAAGTGTCAACCCGCTCCATTCATTTGCAATTCTATCAGCCCATGTATCAGCTGCACTTTGTGCAATGGCACGTCGGGTCGAATTCCAAAATCCAGTGGTATCATTTCTAAAGTCTAGCTCTATATTGAAATCAGTCAGGTTAGGCGAGTAAGTGTTGGTGACAGTTCCAATACTGTAAGAACCGCTATCACCAGAGCCACCTAAAGACCCGTAGTTAATAACATTTCCAGAAGAACGGTTTGTTGAAACACCGTCTACTTCAGCTAAAAACCATATGGTTTTCGGCTGATTCCAATTACTTGTAGTAAACGTAAGTCTATCTTGAGTGCCGTTTTGAAGATCGTTATCTGTATCTACTACTAGAAAGTTACCACCAACAAAAATAGTGTTTACATTCGAACTAGGAGCTGATGACAATGTTACTTGTACTGTACCCGTTGACCCTTCATTACCATTAAAAGATAAGTTGGAGAAAACGACTTGTGGTTGACTTGCACTTACTGTTTTAACTTCAAGAGTCCCATCTCCTGAAACCTGGTCTACTCTAAATACATCTACAAAAGCTTGAGCATTTGGTCCAGGTACGTTAAAACTAAACTGCTGTGTCAGTGTAGAGGAAGTTGCTGTTAAATCATATGCAGTTAATAACGTTTCGTTATTACTTGAGTCAATAGATTTAACCTCGATCCTGAAAGTATCATCGGCATCAATATCTACGAACTTAACTTCAACAGTTTTATTAAGGTTACCTGACCCGTCTTTCTCAAAAGTAAACCGACGGATGGCGGTATCGTATCCTGCTAACGGTTGCGTAACCGTACTCGTGTTATTCACAAAGTAATTTGGTTGTTCTCTCACACCCTTGAATGTCCAGCTATTAGCTGCAACCTGTGGGTAGGTGCCAACGTAAGAGATGGTACTTGGATTTGTCATTATCCAACTACCAACAACTCCCAGTGAGTAGCTATACCAAAGAAGGTCTGGTCTGCTTGTACCACCGTAGTTACCTACTCCAGCTAAAGTCCACCCAAAGAAATTACTAATAGGAAAAGAGTTAGAACTTACTTGAGATGTACCTTCCATTTCCCACCAACCCCCGACAGCGTTAGTGGCGTCTACCCAAAAGATGTCTGGGTCACCATCCCCGTCAAAGTCTGCAACAGATTGAATATCCCAGTTGGTTGTTGCCGAAGGTAATCCAACAATGCTTGCGATTGTTGTTCCACCATCTTCCATCAGCCAAACTCCATTATCCCCCGTTGAGATGTCACGCCAAACAATATCGTTTTGCCCATCACCGTCAAAGTCGGCAATACCACGCACACTCCAAGGTGGTGAGACAGTATTTGACAAAATGGCAGTATTTTTCAGAGTGTTTCCACGCATATACCAAATGCCTAAAACGCCGTTTGAAACGTTCTGTAAAAAGACATCTCCTTCTCCATCCATGTCCAGGTCACCAGGTAATGCGTAGGCGTCAGGTGTTAGTGACTGACCAAACCCATACCGTAGAATCTTTTTATCAACTGGACTGATTTGCCAGCTAAAAAAACCGGAGCTGTTATCACGTACTACCAAGTTTGGCATTACCTCTTCTAAGGCGGTTGTCACAGTTAGTCGATAATTTACCGTCCCTGAAGTCGCATTAGCGACTTTGATGTAATAAATGCCGGGGTCTAAATTACGAGCAACTTGATCGTTAGTTGTTCCGGTATTGTTACTGTCTAAGACAGGTGACAGAGCATTTCCATCAAAATCAAGTACGCTAAGGTTCGCATTTGCGTCTAGATTTGACAGAAGAATAGTTAAATCTCCCCGTCGAGGGAGTTGGATTTTATAGTAATCTTCTTGGTTGGTTGTAGACACGGATTGATCTACAACATAGGGTGCATAAAGTGCTGGTGCATTTGTGTAAGGTGAAGGTGCAGGCATAGAGTGTTTGTCAAAAAGAACACCCTATGCTTGCAGAAAGTTTCATTTATTATGTGCGCAATAGTGGTTCAGCCGTAGTTTGCGCTGCCGTAGGGTAGAAGACTGCTGGTGAGAGAACAAAATAACCAGCTAAAATTTTCGCTTCATTGTAATTTATTGAGCGATCGCCACTGAGAATTTTGTTTCCATCTCGTATATTTAGTAGTCTGTTTAAGTCTTCTACCTGTAACACCTCTTCTTTGAGCAGTTTTCCTAGAAGTACATGCGGTTGAAGATTCTGCTCAGCTAAATTACAGTTCTCGAACTGTTCAAGAAGCTCTTTGACTTCTTTCTTTACTTGACTGGTGGAAGTTGACCGACCTTGAAGCTTCAGAGCTTGATATTGAAGTGAGTTTATTAACGTCTGTAATCTTTGATGGTAAGGTAACATCGATAGTTCCATCCTCTATATATTGTTTTGCATTTTGCTGAAGTAGGCGTTTGTAGTTAGTGTTGAGGTCTAACCAATTACGACCTTTTTGCGTAATTGCATAAGGGCACCTACGCTCTATACCTTTGTGAGTTAATTTTTCTGTAAGACCTTTTTTAGCTAGGTTGAACAAGGCTTTAGCAATAGCATTTGGCGTGTATTCCCAAACACTACCTTGCTGTGCAGCCACTTTATGCAAGTAATGGTGCAGCACTATAGGCTGAAAGCTTTGATTTTTCAATGCGATTAGACATATCTCTTCCAGTCTAGAAACACTACTAAGCGGAGTTGCGAGGTTTATAGCTTTCATAAAAATATGATTAAATCGAGTACAAGGGTTTTATCTATCGAAAATAGCGCCTCGTGCGCGCCTTAGGAAAGTTCCTGTTCAATACACAAGAAAATAAAAAGAAAGGCTAACGTTACGTATACTGCACAAAGTATGGCGGTAACTTTGTCCAGGGTTATCCCAGCAACTACTCCTAAGAAGATAGCTCCGATTAAACACCCAACGCAAGCTTCACGGTATTTCATTATTTTAAAGCCGAAACTATTAATGGAGCTGCTACTACACAGCTTAAGACGCTTAGAAAAGTAGCAGGCAGGAGAAAAATAGGATTGTCGTAATTATTAAAAATAACAAGCAGTGCTTGCCCTGAAAAAAGAGCAAACACTGCTGTAAGGAACAAACAAACCCTAGTTAGCAACTTCACAATGAAGTTTTTCCATCGACACTCTGTACAAGCCTACCCCATCCAGTGTGTGTACCGTCAACCTGCCAGCGGCGATCTAAAGAGGGATAAAACGGTATTTCAATTGAACGTCCATTATGACTGGCATAGCTAAAAGCTACACCCCACGGATCGTTTGCAATGAACACCTGTTTATCTTCATCTACACCTGTTATTAACAGCACATGCCCACCACCAGTAGGAGCGTGTACAGGTCCGTGGTGTAATACACCAATCACAACCGGAAACCCACGCTTTAGTGAGTTAATAAGGTCGTCGAATCCCAGATTTTGGAAGTATCTAGAAACAATTCCAAATTTTGCAAGTGCTGCGGTATGAACACCCCAGTCGGTACTGTCACCAACTGGTTTCACAAATCTTTGAAAGTAATCATCATCTCCAGCGATCGCTTGTGGTTTTAAGTACTTTAGCAACATAGCGTGGCTACTAGTTGAGCATGTTCTCCACCACTGTTCTTGGTTATCTCTTTGAGAGAAATAAGGAACTTTTAGTTCGATCTTGACTTTTTCTCCTGGACAATCAACATGTTCATCAAAGGCTAACCAAGTCTGGTAGCCTCCTATTGGCTCCTTAAAAGTAATAGAGCGGTGTTGGGCAACATCCGCACTATGCTTTGTGATTTCGAGTTCTGTACCTGATTTAATAAAATGCTTGTGGTTTTCTGCTAGACGTGCAGCAGGTAAGACATCTTGTTTAAGGAAAGTATCATGAGTAAACTTGGCTTTCATATTTTTATTTTTTAACTCTTACGCCATTCTTACTTAGTAATCTATACTATGCCAAGAGTTATTATTAAGCACATTCGTCAAATCCAAAGCTTTTTAGATCGTTTAGTTGCTGCTGCTTAATGATGTGTCGAGGTCCGTATAATTTGTCGATGCTAATCGTACCGTCTAGACATTTGGACAAGCTCAAGACACATGCAGTGTAAAAGATGTTGGGTGGTATCAAGATTTTCTGCTTGCGAGATTCGACAACATGAGCGATCGCAGCCTGGATGTCAGTTGATGCAAAGTAGCAGATGCCATAATCACGCATTCCCTATCCTCTGTTGGTTTTCACTTTGAGTACTCACAAGAAAAAAAATAGCTGCTGCTAAGAACCAGCAGCAGCCATCCCTAAAATTGTCAGTCTGCAACTACTCGAACATCTTTTGAAGAAAACTCACGTTGCCGACCAATAAAATAGTTACCCGGTTGTAATCGGATCGAATTGTGTTCCCCAGTCAAGGAATTATTTTTTGTGTGAGCAATAATAACTGGACGTTCTACCACTAGAAATCCAATCATCAAATTAGGATCGTCAACAACTTTCGTAGCTGCTGCTTCATCTAAATAGAACTTAGCTGCTGGTGCCGCTTCTAGTGTGTAAAGAGCTTCTAAACTTCGTCGGTCTGATAGTGTACTATCTGCATAGACTGCGTGTACATGACCAGAAGATTCTCCTTCTAGTAAGGAAATTTTGTTCTGCTTTAGGGAAACCTCTTGAGTTTGGTCAATTTTGAATGATTTCTGGAGTGGGTATATCATCAGGTCACCCTGAAAAGCAATTCCTGATTTTGGGTTGTAGTCAACAATCATGTTCTGACTCCTTCTTTGTAACTGTCTGTAGATAAACCATACGACCAGGCTACTCCTGCAGAACAAGTATTAATTTCTGTGGGTACGCCTAGTAAAAAACGTCTTCTAGAACCATTTTCAACAGTTCCGTTGAAAACTTCTAAAAGTCTGACTTCCTCGTTATTTAACTTTATTGACAGTAGTCTTCTAGGCAATTCTAGCGACGTATCTGAGTCAATTACAACAGGGTCAAAAAGCTCTAGCGTTTTGTCCCAGCCAATAATTTCGCACATTGACCTACGAATCTCAACGTTTGTTTCAGCAAGAATTTTTTCTTTGGTTATTAAATTCTTGTGCTCAATCGTCCAAGCAGGAACTCGAACTCCATGCCAACTGTATAGTTTTGAACCATCAGCCCATTCACAAAATGGACCTTCAGAATTATGTGGACGGTTCTGATTATCTACAGTTAACTTGATTGGAAAATCGGATACTATGCAAAATTTTTCGTGGACGAATCTAATTGCTCCATACATACAAGCTTTCTCGTATGGGTCCCACACATCCCAATTTATAGGTAGTTTAGCCACATATCGAAAGAACGTGTAATAAGAGACTATTGAACTTTGTTCTTTCCCAAACTGTAAGAATTTATAAGCGTTTTCAGCACACTTTAGCCCATATTTACCAATCCCTAATTTTTTCGATATTGGTTTTGGGTCAAAAGATACATACCATTTGTCTAAATTTTTAGATTGATTAGTATTTTCAATGGTAGTTCCCTTCCTTGTTGCATCCCAAGTTGCATCACAAGTTGCATCTTCAGTTGCATCCCAAGTTGCCTCCCAAGTTGCCTCCTCAGTTGCATCCCAAGTTGCATCCCTAGTTGCATCCCAAGTTACATCCCTAGTTACATTCTCAGTTGCATCCCTAGTTGCATCCCAAGTTGCTTTCTCAATTGCATCCATAGTTGCATCCCTAGTTGCATCCCAAGTTGCATTCTCAGTTGCATCCATAGTTGCATCCCAGGTTTCATCCCTAGTTGCATCCCAAGTTGCTTTCTCAATTGCATCCCAAGTTGCATCCCTAGTTGCATCCCAAGTTGCATCCCAAGTTGCTTTCTCAATTGCATCCCAAGTTGCATCCCTAGTTGCATCCCAAGTTGCATCCTCAGTTGCATCCTCAGTTGCATCTCTAGTTGCATCCTCAGTTGCATCCCTAGTTGCACTCCTAGTTGCATCCTCCGTTGCACCCCTAGTTGCATCCTCCGTTGCATCTAAAGGTGATTTACTTCCTTCACTATTTTTCTTTAAGTACCATATTGCTGCTGCAAAGCCTGCAGCAAACCGTGCTATAAACGGTGAAGAAACCAAAACAATGTTGGGCACTTCTAGTCCTGCAACTTCATACAATCTTTTGATTGCATCAAAAAGCAGTGGTTTTTCTTGTTCAGTTAAAGGAGTTGCACGCATGGCGTGCGCAATCCATTGGTCTTTCCACGTTTTCAGGATCTCTTTGTGTTCAGGCGTGAGTTTGTAAACCATGTGTGTACCTAAATTTGGAACTATATTAATGTGACATACTCCCGACGCTGTACCGCCTAAGCGGTCAGCGCGGGCTTCTCTTCCGAGCCGAAGCTGGTTGAGCGTTTTTGAGTAAGCCGATGTCCAAGCCTACTTTTTGATGAGAATTGCCGCATTGGTATCCCTGTCGAGTTCTGTACCGCAATGTGGGCAGGAATGCCATCGGTCAGACAACTCTTTTGAAACACGATTCAGGCAGTTTGAGCAATGCTGTGAGGTTCCTTTGTGGTTAACCTTGACCACTCTCGAACCAGCTTTTTCAGCTTTAAAAGCGAGTATGTCAATGAATTGACTCCACTCTGCATCAGCAATACTCTTGTTCAGTCCAGACTTAGCCGATTGACCCTTGGGAAGAAACTTACCCGCTTCATCCTGTTTGGGCTTGGCTCGTCTGGACATATTCTTTGCGTTAAGGTCTTCAGCAAATACCACATCGGCTTTACTGAGAACCTTTTGTGCTGTTTCGCAATGAAACTGTTTGCGTTGCCGTGCAATTTTCTGATGCAGCTTAGCAACCTTGCGAACTAGCAGCTTTCGGGCACGACTCCCTTTTTTGGCAGTCGATACTTTCTGCTGCAAACGTACAAGCTTTTCTTCTGACTTTCTGAAGTGCTGAGGTATCGGCTTAAATTCCCCTTCTGAGTCAGCCAAAACTTTTCAAGTCCCAAGTCTATCCCGATAGAGTTGTCTGCCGTTGGCTTAACATCTGGGGCAAATTTTGGGACAGATACATCTTCCAGAGTTAACGTGATATACCAACCATCCGCTTTTTGGGTGATGATGGCGGTTTTGACATTGAAGCCTTCAGGCAGTGGACGATGCCAAATTACCTTGAACACCCCAAGCTTAGGTAGCTCGATTTTGTTGCCATCAATCCAGTCGATTGAGGCTTGAGGATAGGTGAATGAGCGGTAGCGGTTCTTCCCTTTAAAGCGCGGCTTTCCGCTCCGGTTGCCATTACTATCGCCATTGAGATAACGGTCAAATGCCAGTTTGACCCGCTTCACCATATCCTGAAGCACTTGAGAGTGAATCTCTTTGTACCAGGGTCTATCCTGCTTCAGTGGAACAAGGGAGCGTTTTTGGCTGTAGTAGTCGGGTTGATCTTTCAGTTCCGGTAGATGACACAGCAACGGGCAAGCGTTGACTGGGGTACGATTTCCTTCCCACCATTGAAACCGCTCTGTCAACATCCAGTTATATTGCAATCGCAACATATCGAGCCAGCGCGACATTTCAGCGCGTTGTTCAGAAGTTGGCAGTAGGCGGTATTGGTAGGCGATTCGCATCAGCTTTTCTCCGACAATTGGCGAAATCCAGCCATAGCAATCAACTTAGCTCGATTGACCGATTCCTGTTCTTCCTCGGTTGCGGGTCTGAACTCATGCCCAGTGAATGCGCCAGCAGCGCACATATGATAGACGTGGAGGAATCCTTGAGGTTTGGCTGGATGCTTCCAATCAGGGTTGGCTTTGCAGTCTCCACTACAGGTGTAGTAGTTGCAAGGAAGAACCTTTGACTTTCTGACCGTCTGAGTCCTTCCACATCCAGGACAGGAAACAGTTACCCTCTCCGCCGTCTTGTGTTTTGCCATAACAATCCAGATGATTTAACAGTAATAGTCTTTTAAGACTTTTTCAATCTCCTGAGAAACGCTTCGGTTTTCACGTTTTGCTGCCGCTTTGATAACTTCCAGTAAACTTTCATCCAGAGTTACAGACGTTTTTTTTTTTTCATTTCTTATATTAGGTATAATAGCATATATGTAAGTATATCAGGAATTTTATAGTCTGCGGAATTTACAAAATCACAAATATAGCGACGGGTAAGGTTTATGTTGGGTCTAGCAAAAATATCAAACAGCGGTGGCTCAACCATCTTTCTGAACTCAGGGTTGGCAAGCATTACAACCCAAAACTTCAGAGATCTTTTGATAAGCATGGGGAAGGTTGTTTTGTTATGGAGGTTCTTTGTGAGGTTCAGGAGTGTCAGTTAATAGAAGTAGAGCAGCAGTTTATTGACCAATACCAGTCATGGCAACTTGGGTACAACATTTCACAGGTTGCAGGCAGAAGTGGCAGAACAAGTACCTTTGGCAAAAAGTTAAATATTCGAGTCACCGATAAAGAATGGGATAAGTTGAAAGCTTACTCAGACAAAAAAAGGGTTGAGTATGGCAGAGGTCCTTATTTCGAAGAATTTCTAAGCTCTTGTGCAGCTGCTTCTAGTTTCTTAATTACTTCATTTATGTCTGTCATCTGAATAAATTGGGTTTATTATCTACAAATCGCATTGCTTCTTTTGCTGTTACACAACCTACGCAGTACCCTGTGTAGCTAAAGTCGCTGTTTGCTCCAGCATTGACGCAAAACGACCAACTGCCCTCTTTACCAAACACAGTCACAGGAACTTTGCGGTTGTTATTAAAGGGGTTAGAGAATTTCTTTGTGAAGCTCAATAACCCAAGACTTGGGTTTCCTTCCCACTCTGTGTCTTGTTTCCAGTCTGCTATAACCTGGTCAGAAGTCATATTTGAAATCTCCAGAAACGAAGAACCCTTTGGACTCCTCAAACACTATTGGGTCCAACTTCTCTAGCAACTTTTCAAAATGTTCAGAATCAGACTTATCGGTAATAGCAGCGATCGCATCTTCAACATTTGGAGCAACTGCAAAGGCAAACCCGAACCCTAAGTCTCCGACAGATATATCCTTCCAGATATACAACTTAGGTGTTTCTGCGTTAGTAACTACGTAGTGCATTCCTTGCAGAAATCCTTTTGCAACTTCAAAGTCTACAGAGTGCTGCCAGATTTCAGGAACGTTGATCATTTTTGATCGTGACATCTCATGAATACATTTTTCTAGGTCATCACTTAATGCGGTGTAACGATCACCTTCAGCACTACTCATTGCATTTAGAATACGGTCGTATTCTTCCTGAATGCTTTTATAGTCTGTTTGCGCCTTATAAATTTTTTCCCAAACGGCTTTAACATCTAACGTCATTGGTGCAATACTCCGAAGAATACTAATAATGGCATGATTGTTGAAACGAGATAGGCGACGGTTGAAAGTCCTATCACCAATACAAACAGTGGGCGATTGTTTCTCATAGTCCTGTTAACGAAACACCTGCAAGAAATTTATAGTGGTTAATGTTCACAATTCGGACAGGAATAGAACCAGTGGGGCGGTCGATTACTTTACCGTTACCTATTGCTATCCCAACGTGGGTGATTGTTCCTTTCGGATAGTCTCCGTAGGTATTCACCCAAGCTACCAGATCACCGGGTTTAAGTTTGTTAGGGTCTTTTATTAAAAGTCCGATGTCAGGACCAAAAAACGAGTTAGCATGTCCTTTCTCTGCAGTAAACCCATCAATCGTTTGTTTACTAACTCCTACATTTACCCCAGCCTGCTCCAATACATGCCTAACAAAAAATGCACATTGTGCACTATGTCCGGGTTTGAATTCTTTGCCTTCCCAAGATTTTGCAATCTCAACTATGCGTTCTGAGGCAGTTTTTGTAATCTTTTCAGGAGTCGTAATAGGTTTATTAACTTCTGCAAGTTTTACGTCTGTCTTAGAGTACTGTGTTTCACGGTTAGTAGAGTTACCAGACACGAGAGAATTTGAGATGACTACTACAAAAATCCCAACAGCAAGCCCCTCTAATACTTTACGTTTGGAGGCTTGCTGTTGAGCTGTTTTTGGAGAGTAGTTAGAAACACTCATTCTTCACATATTTAATAAGTACTGAGCAACTCGATCAAAAAGATTGTCTTTTCCAAACACGGTTGATTTAGTTATTGGATCGGCACCGCACACAAGTGACATATGACGGAGAACTGGGAAAGACACTGGAAGATTATCCTCGTCAAGTCCATGCACCATAAGTACAGGACTACCAGAAAATCCAAGTCCTAGCTTTACCTTTCTTATTTTTATTCCGTGCATACTTCTGCTGCTCTGGGTCTAACTCATTAATAAAGTGCCAACCGATAGCACTTGTTACTGATATTCCGACTAAGAATAGTAGTCCGATCAAAACTTCCATGAGAGTTACTTAAATATGTTTTCAACGCTTTCTTTTGATAAGTTGCTTGGTTGCCATTCTTGACGACCAGAACTAACCCAGGTGCTTACCCTAATGACCTCACCTTTAATA is a window of Leptolyngbyaceae cyanobacterium JSC-12 DNA encoding:
- a CDS encoding cell wall-associated hydrolase, invasion-associated protein (IMG reference gene:2510094263~PFAM: NlpC/P60 family), coding for MSVSNYSPKTAQQQASKRKVLEGLAVGIFVVVISNSLVSGNSTNRETQYSKTDVKLAEVNKPITTPEKITKTASERIVEIAKSWEGKEFKPGHSAQCAFFVRHVLEQAGVNVGVSKQTIDGFTAEKGHANSFFGPDIGLLIKDPNKLKPGDLVAWVNTYGDYPKGTITHVGIAIGNGKVIDRPTGSIPVRIVNINHYKFLAGVSLTGL
- a CDS encoding hypothetical protein (IMG reference gene:2510094258), whose amino-acid sequence is MAKLPINWDVWDPYEKACMYGAIRFVHEKFCIVSDFPIKLTVDNQNRPHNSEGPFCEWADGSKLYSWHGVRVPAWTIEHKNLITKEKILAETNVEIRRSMCEIIGWDKTLELFDPVVIDSDTSLELPRRLLSIKLNNEEVRLLEVFNGTVENGSRRRFLLGVPTEINTCSAGVAWSYGLSTDSYKEGVRT
- a CDS encoding transposase (IMG reference gene:2510094259~PFAM: Helix-turn-helix domain; Probable transposase), which produces MRIAYQYRLLPTSEQRAEMSRWLDMLRLQYNWMLTERFQWWEGNRTPVNACPLLCHLPELKDQPDYYSQKRSLVPLKQDRPWYKEIHSQVLQDMVKRVKLAFDRYLNGDSNGNRSGKPRFKGKNRYRSFTYPQASIDWIDGNKIELPKLGVFKVIWHRPLPEGFNVKTAIITQKADGWYITLTLEDVSVPKFAPDVKPTADNSIGIDLGLEKFWLTQKGNLSRYLSTSESQKKSLYVCSRKYRLPKKGVVPESC
- a CDS encoding hypothetical protein (IMG reference gene:2510094254), which gives rise to MLPYHQRLQTLINSLQYQALKLQGRSTSTSQVKKEVKELLEQFENCNLAEQNLQPHVLLGKLLKEEVLQVEDLNRLLNIRDGNKILSGDRSINYNEAKILAGYFVLSPAVFYPTAAQTTAEPLLRT
- a CDS encoding hypothetical protein (IMG reference gene:2510094261); protein product: MTSDQVIADWKQDTEWEGNPSLGLLSFTKKFSNPFNNNRKVPVTVFGKEGSWSFCVNAGANSDFSYTGYCVGCVTAKEAMRFVDNKPNLFR
- a CDS encoding hypothetical protein (IMG reference gene:2510094265), with the translated sequence MEVLIGLLFLVGISVTSAIGWHFINELDPEQQKYARNKNKKGKARTWIFW
- a CDS encoding hypothetical protein (IMG reference gene:2510094256); translation: MRDYGICYFASTDIQAAIAHVVESRKQKILIPPNIFYTACVLSLSKCLDGTISIDKLYGPRHIIKQQQLNDLKSFGFDECA
- a CDS encoding hypothetical protein (IMG reference gene:2510094257), with the translated sequence MIVDYNPKSGIAFQGDLMIYPLQKSFKIDQTQEVSLKQNKISLLEGESSGHVHAVYADSTLSDRRSLEALYTLEAAPAAKFYLDEAAATKVVDDPNLMIGFLVVERPVIIAHTKNNSLTGEHNSIRLQPGNYFIGRQREFSSKDVRVVAD
- a CDS encoding pre-peptidase C family protein,FG-GAP repeat-containing protein (IMG reference gene:2510094253~PFAM: Bacterial pre-peptidase C-terminal domain~TIGRFAM: Por secretion system C-terminal sorting domain) produces the protein MPAPSPYTNAPALYAPYVVDQSVSTTNQEDYYKIQLPRRGDLTILLSNLDANANLSVLDFDGNALSPVLDSNNTGTTNDQVARNLDPGIYYIKVANATSGTVNYRLTVTTALEEVMPNLVVRDNSSGFFSWQISPVDKKILRYGFGQSLTPDAYALPGDLDMDGEGDVFLQNVSNGVLGIWYMRGNTLKNTAILSNTVSPPWSVRGIADFDGDGQNDIVWRDISTGDNGVWLMEDGGTTIASIVGLPSATTNWDIQSVADFDGDGDPDIFWVDATNAVGGWWEMEGTSQVSSNSFPISNFFGWTLAGVGNYGGTSRPDLLWYSYSLGVVGSWIMTNPSTISYVGTYPQVAANSWTFKGVREQPNYFVNNTSTVTQPLAGYDTAIRRFTFEKDGSGNLNKTVEVKFVDIDADDTFRIEVKSIDSSNNETLLTAYDLTATSSTLTQQFSFNVPGPNAQAFVDVFRVDQVSGDGTLEVKTVSASQPQVVFSNLSFNGNEGSTGTVQVTLSSAPSSNVNTIFVGGNFLVVDTDNDLQNGTQDRLTFTTSNWNQPKTIWFLAEVDGVSTNRSSGNVINYGSLGGSGDSGSYSIGTVTNTYSPNLTDFNIELDFRNDTTGFWNSTRRAIAQSAADTWADRIANEWSGLTLNNTLFRINDSGDYSNIGFNTKRYVDDLVIFVDTINTTTAGGYGKITYSIGGWAYSPSIKPRVGQIAIASSVGNQFLYNAVLHEIGHALGLIGLNWEGHVNQTLFPPQQATFNGTYAQAANGNAPVPLQSQDGPNVVTGTYDYWHPNNTVQSIMSYGWTWFLSEPSAIDFAILADSGYSITGIN
- a CDS encoding hypothetical protein (IMG reference gene:2510094255), which codes for MKAKFTHDTFLKQDVLPAARLAENHKHFIKSGTELEITKHSADVAQHRSITFKEPIGGYQTWLAFDEHVDCPGEKVKIELKVPYFSQRDNQEQWWRTCSTSSHAMLLKYLKPQAIAGDDDYFQRFVKPVGDSTDWGVHTAALAKFGIVSRYFQNLGFDDLINSLKRGFPVVIGVLHHGPVHAPTGGGHVLLITGVDEDKQVFIANDPWGVAFSYASHNGRSIEIPFYPSLDRRWQVDGTHTGWGRLVQSVDGKTSL
- a CDS encoding hypothetical protein (IMG reference gene:2510094264), which produces MHGIKIRKVKLGLGFSGSPVLMVHGLDEDNLPVSFPVLRHMSLVCGADPITKSTVFGKDNLFDRVAQYLLNM
- a CDS encoding hypothetical protein (IMG reference gene:2510094262); this translates as MTLDVKAVWEKIYKAQTDYKSIQEEYDRILNAMSSAEGDRYTALSDDLEKCIHEMSRSKMINVPEIWQHSVDFEVAKGFLQGMHYVVTNAETPKLYIWKDISVGDLGFGFAFAVAPNVEDAIAAITDKSDSEHFEKLLEKLDPIVFEESKGFFVSGDFKYDF